A single region of the Demequina sp. genome encodes:
- a CDS encoding extracellular solute-binding protein, whose amino-acid sequence MKWTRSRTATVLAVGTASALLLSACSSSEEPTSSPSATSAAPVDKTPVTLNVNYWGNFGLEDGTLIAAYEKDHPWVTIKTNIGDYAAQHDALTQALIAGSGAANVAAIDEGYITGFVAQADGFVNLLDLGAGKYKENYLPWKWASASNADESVTIGLGTDVGGLALCYRTDLFGEAGLPTDEAGVNALIGDTWDGFIKAGEQYQAGINDKKKHWVDNATNILNPVQTQLGTGFAYYNKNNELDMDSNKPAFDVAMNVINAGLSGNIALWSDDWNTGFANGSFAVLACPAWMMGYIQGQAPETSGKWDIADIPGPGGNWGGSWWTVPAQYDEHTTQEAYNFVEWLIQPEQQITIFKTVGNLPSQESLYTDPSILDFKNEFFSNAPVGQIFTKTAADIPGPIYYAPKNSAVSTAVQGVLNDVQAGKIKPEDAWDAAVAAAQKADAAA is encoded by the coding sequence ATGAAGTGGACTCGATCCCGTACGGCGACGGTGCTCGCTGTTGGTACGGCCTCGGCGCTCCTGCTCTCCGCCTGCTCCTCCTCCGAAGAGCCCACCAGTTCGCCCTCCGCGACCTCGGCGGCTCCGGTCGACAAGACTCCTGTCACCCTGAACGTGAACTACTGGGGCAACTTCGGTCTTGAGGATGGCACGCTGATCGCTGCGTACGAGAAGGACCACCCGTGGGTCACGATCAAGACCAACATCGGTGACTACGCCGCACAGCACGACGCTCTGACGCAGGCGCTCATCGCCGGCTCCGGCGCTGCGAACGTCGCGGCCATCGACGAGGGCTACATCACCGGCTTCGTCGCCCAGGCTGACGGCTTCGTCAACCTGCTCGACCTCGGTGCTGGCAAGTACAAGGAGAACTACCTCCCGTGGAAGTGGGCCTCGGCCTCCAACGCGGACGAGTCGGTGACCATTGGTCTCGGCACGGACGTCGGCGGTCTCGCCCTCTGCTACCGCACTGACCTGTTCGGCGAGGCTGGCCTGCCCACCGACGAGGCTGGCGTGAACGCCCTCATCGGCGACACGTGGGACGGCTTCATCAAGGCTGGCGAGCAGTACCAGGCCGGCATCAACGACAAGAAGAAGCACTGGGTGGACAACGCCACCAACATCCTGAACCCTGTTCAGACTCAGCTCGGCACTGGCTTCGCGTACTACAACAAGAACAACGAGCTGGACATGGACTCCAACAAGCCGGCGTTCGACGTTGCCATGAACGTGATCAACGCTGGTCTGTCCGGCAACATCGCGCTCTGGTCTGACGACTGGAACACGGGCTTCGCGAACGGCTCCTTCGCCGTTCTCGCCTGCCCCGCGTGGATGATGGGTTACATCCAGGGCCAGGCTCCTGAGACCTCCGGCAAGTGGGACATCGCTGACATCCCCGGACCTGGCGGTAACTGGGGTGGCTCGTGGTGGACCGTTCCGGCCCAGTACGACGAGCACACGACGCAGGAGGCTTACAACTTCGTCGAGTGGCTCATCCAGCCTGAGCAGCAGATCACGATCTTCAAGACGGTCGGTAACCTGCCTTCGCAGGAGTCGCTGTACACCGACCCGTCCATCCTGGACTTCAAGAACGAGTTCTTCTCGAACGCTCCTGTTGGCCAGATCTTCACGAAGACCGCTGCCGACATCCCTGGCCCGATCTACTACGCCCCCAAGAACTCCGCGGTTTCCACCGCTGTTCAGGGTGTGCTGAACGACGTCCAGGCCGGCAAGATCAAGCCCGAAGACGCTTGGGACGCTGCTGTCGCTGCCGCTCAGAAGGCGGACGCTGCCGCGTAA
- a CDS encoding sugar ABC transporter permease: MSANSVEAPQANAAGTDGAPDAPRRSRGPKSSIWARFDHAVVPYVLISPFFILFVAFGIFPIVYSGLISFQTFRFEYPVSRDGTSTNLFTQRWVGLQNFEKTLTAFDFWQAMFNTFGLFILSAVPQLILALILAALLNRRLRAQSVFRVGILVPYITPIVASSIVFSTFFAKEGGQANWILSIFNVQSTYGGNTIDGIDWRQERWSSWLALVIMIDWKWTGYNALLYLAAMQSIPKDVYEAAALDGAGAWRQLWSITVPMIRPMVIFTVVLSTIGSLQLFAEPVQFDINPASGDGGGNSHIWRTVSQLIWHTGWGDNNFGYAGAMSWILFIVVVIVAAMNGWLSNKIGGRK; the protein is encoded by the coding sequence ATGTCCGCCAATAGCGTCGAGGCTCCACAGGCCAACGCTGCAGGCACGGACGGCGCACCGGACGCACCGCGTCGCTCTCGTGGACCTAAGTCGTCCATCTGGGCCCGGTTCGACCACGCCGTCGTCCCCTACGTTCTGATTTCCCCGTTCTTCATACTCTTCGTCGCGTTCGGCATCTTCCCGATCGTCTACAGCGGTCTGATCTCTTTCCAGACGTTCCGCTTCGAGTACCCGGTGAGCCGCGACGGCACATCCACCAACCTGTTCACGCAGCGTTGGGTTGGACTCCAGAACTTCGAGAAGACCCTGACGGCCTTCGACTTCTGGCAGGCCATGTTCAACACGTTCGGCCTGTTCATCCTCTCGGCGGTGCCGCAGCTGATCCTGGCGCTCATTCTCGCCGCGCTGCTCAACCGCAGGCTGAGGGCGCAGTCGGTGTTCCGCGTGGGCATCCTCGTGCCCTACATCACGCCGATCGTCGCCTCGTCCATCGTGTTCTCCACGTTCTTCGCCAAGGAGGGCGGCCAGGCCAACTGGATCCTGAGCATCTTCAACGTGCAGTCCACATACGGTGGCAACACGATCGACGGCATCGACTGGCGACAAGAGCGATGGTCCTCATGGCTCGCGCTCGTCATCATGATCGACTGGAAGTGGACCGGCTACAACGCCCTGCTGTACTTGGCGGCGATGCAGTCCATCCCCAAGGACGTCTACGAGGCCGCGGCGCTTGACGGCGCCGGCGCCTGGCGCCAGCTGTGGTCCATCACCGTCCCGATGATCCGCCCCATGGTGATCTTCACGGTGGTGCTATCGACCATCGGCTCCCTGCAACTCTTCGCCGAGCCGGTGCAGTTCGACATAAATCCGGCGTCCGGAGACGGTGGCGGCAACTCGCACATCTGGAGAACAGTCTCGCAACTCATCTGGCACACAGGCTGGGGCGACAATAACTTCGGCTACGCGGGCGCCATGTCATGGATCCTGTTCATCGTCGTCGTCATCGTCGCCGCCATGAACGGCTGGCTGTCCAACAAGATCGGAGGCCGCAAGTGA
- a CDS encoding carbohydrate ABC transporter permease: protein MSAPTLDAPEAPQAEVKQNSPALLGRSPQDTPAGWVNYVLLSFVLLIGFWPVYWAGIISTWKEDKVYVDGFPTWKPGPYFSFNWNLINGGSEPSYPSYDSVNFLRSAANSLVVVAVVVAGTLFFCSLAGFAFAKLRFRGRDPLFYFVVLTLTIPAQLGIVGLYQIMDKIGWIGTLFAVTVPSLVSAFGVFYMRQFIEDAIPDEIIESATVDGASTFRVYTAIVLPTLRPALGVLGLIAAVGAWNEYVWALVAVGGSTWQTIGPALHNLRAGSVPKTSIILTGSFLATIPVIILLFIAGRQIVRGIMDGAVKA from the coding sequence GTGAGCGCCCCTACCCTTGATGCGCCCGAGGCTCCTCAAGCCGAGGTCAAGCAGAACAGCCCGGCCCTCCTTGGACGTTCGCCCCAGGACACCCCCGCAGGCTGGGTCAACTACGTGCTCCTGTCGTTCGTGCTGCTCATCGGCTTCTGGCCGGTGTACTGGGCGGGCATCATCTCCACGTGGAAGGAAGACAAGGTCTACGTAGACGGCTTCCCCACGTGGAAGCCGGGACCGTACTTCTCCTTCAACTGGAACCTCATCAACGGAGGCAGCGAGCCGTCGTACCCCTCGTACGACTCGGTGAACTTCCTCAGGTCCGCGGCGAACTCGCTCGTCGTGGTCGCCGTGGTGGTCGCAGGCACGCTGTTCTTCTGCTCGCTCGCCGGCTTCGCGTTCGCGAAGCTCCGCTTCCGCGGCCGCGACCCGCTGTTCTACTTCGTGGTGCTGACGCTCACGATTCCCGCACAGCTGGGCATCGTGGGTCTGTACCAGATCATGGACAAGATCGGCTGGATCGGCACCCTGTTCGCGGTGACGGTACCGTCGCTGGTCTCGGCGTTCGGCGTCTTCTATATGCGCCAGTTCATCGAGGACGCGATCCCGGACGAGATCATCGAGTCCGCCACCGTTGACGGAGCCTCCACGTTCCGCGTCTACACCGCGATCGTGCTTCCCACGCTGCGCCCAGCGCTCGGCGTGCTCGGCCTCATCGCGGCGGTTGGCGCCTGGAACGAGTACGTGTGGGCGCTGGTCGCGGTCGGCGGCTCCACGTGGCAGACCATCGGCCCCGCGCTGCACAACCTCCGTGCTGGCTCGGTGCCGAAGACCTCCATTATTCTGACGGGCTCGTTCCTTGCGACGATCCCGGTCATCATCCTGCTGTTCATCGCGGGACGTCAGATTGTGCGAGGCATCATGGACGGCGCCGTCAAGGCGTAG
- a CDS encoding pilus assembly protein TadG-related protein has protein sequence MRRDRLKDDEGTIMLLTLGFVVLALLLVLVVAAATQVHLQRMRLTHVADELALDAADSLDVAGYYNGTLEAPSDEGVVGLAEVEVERAARARVDAASARAGLPPTEVVEATTDDDFTATVTVRTRVHPLFGIDALLPFADGVTLTATSSARAY, from the coding sequence GTGAGACGAGACCGGCTGAAAGACGACGAGGGCACGATCATGCTGCTCACGCTCGGCTTTGTGGTTCTCGCGCTGCTCCTGGTGCTGGTTGTGGCCGCAGCCACGCAAGTGCACCTGCAGCGCATGCGGCTCACGCACGTCGCGGACGAGCTCGCGCTCGACGCCGCAGACTCACTTGACGTTGCGGGCTACTACAACGGCACGCTTGAGGCGCCCAGTGACGAGGGAGTGGTGGGCCTCGCCGAGGTGGAGGTGGAGCGCGCCGCTCGGGCGCGGGTCGACGCTGCATCAGCGCGGGCGGGGCTGCCGCCAACGGAAGTGGTGGAGGCAACGACGGACGACGACTTCACCGCCACCGTCACCGTGCGTACCCGGGTGCACCCGCTGTTCGGGATAGACGCGCTGCTGCCCTTCGCGGACGGGGTGACGCTTACGGCGACGTCGAGCGCGAGGGCCTACTGA
- a CDS encoding pilus assembly protein, with protein sequence MGDRWRSDEGSAVVEFVFLSVVLLVPIVYLVLTLAAVQSAAFAAEAVARDASRAAVVGGIDALHDGASYSRAENAARERAAAAVETTLTDFHLDQDDAEVELACDATPCLTPGSDVTVDVTVRVALPGIGALVPRALVSVSSSGSSPVDGYLP encoded by the coding sequence ATGGGTGATCGGTGGCGGTCTGACGAGGGCAGCGCCGTCGTCGAGTTTGTGTTTCTCTCAGTCGTGCTGCTCGTGCCCATCGTGTATCTGGTGCTCACCCTTGCGGCGGTGCAGTCCGCCGCGTTCGCGGCCGAGGCCGTAGCGCGCGATGCGAGCAGGGCCGCGGTGGTGGGAGGAATCGATGCGCTGCACGACGGCGCCTCGTACTCGCGAGCGGAGAACGCCGCTCGGGAGCGGGCCGCGGCCGCAGTGGAGACGACGCTCACAGACTTCCATCTAGACCAGGACGACGCGGAGGTCGAGCTGGCATGTGACGCCACCCCGTGCCTCACGCCCGGATCCGACGTCACCGTGGATGTCACGGTTCGTGTCGCCCTCCCGGGAATCGGGGCGCTCGTGCCGCGCGCCCTGGTCAGCGTCAGTTCCTCGGGCTCCTCGCCAGTGGACGGGTACCTCCCGTGA
- a CDS encoding pilus assembly protein, with product MFSTPRSTPSRAADEGSAVVEFVLVGALLVILAAGLFQLTLTLHVRNILLSSASEGAHVGALADLSPSDGAARASQLASAALGGLDVAAEARSVESGDGELVEVTLTAPVPVLGMFGVGSMTVTAHAIMEGGDG from the coding sequence ATGTTTTCAACACCGCGATCGACTCCGTCACGGGCGGCTGACGAGGGAAGCGCGGTCGTCGAGTTCGTGCTCGTCGGCGCGCTCCTCGTGATTCTTGCGGCGGGGCTGTTCCAGCTCACGCTCACCCTGCACGTGCGCAACATCCTGCTGTCGTCAGCCTCCGAAGGCGCGCACGTTGGCGCGCTCGCCGACCTCTCACCCTCCGACGGCGCCGCACGGGCATCACAGCTTGCCTCGGCGGCACTCGGCGGCCTGGACGTGGCCGCCGAGGCTCGCAGCGTCGAGTCGGGCGACGGCGAACTCGTGGAGGTGACGCTGACCGCTCCGGTGCCGGTGCTCGGCATGTTCGGCGTGGGCAGCATGACCGTCACGGCGCACGCGATCATGGAGGGCGGCGATGGGTGA
- a CDS encoding type II secretion system F family protein produces the protein MTALGILAALALATGLALIWSWIAARRPSLDARLAPYVRPADGRAWADHAAGQRFAVARLVAPVVRDAGRVLERWGSSAADVRLRLERSGSRLTVEQFRAQQVAWGAVGLAGGFVAATSLRVARGAPLPTLLILVGAAAVGGALARDAWLSRAAARRVARIVAELPTIADLLALSVTAGEGARAALERVARSTSGALPEELRRVLADARSGEPLSRALHAMATRTGAQPLQRFVDGIVAALDLGTPLAAVLRAQAHDARVAGREQLMEQGGKREILMLVPVVFLILPVTIVFAIYPGLVAIRLSS, from the coding sequence ATGACCGCCCTTGGGATCCTCGCGGCGCTCGCACTTGCGACCGGACTCGCGCTCATCTGGTCATGGATTGCAGCCCGTCGACCGTCGCTTGACGCGAGGCTCGCCCCCTACGTTCGGCCCGCGGACGGGCGAGCGTGGGCCGATCACGCGGCGGGGCAGAGGTTCGCCGTGGCGCGGCTCGTCGCGCCCGTGGTGCGGGATGCGGGACGCGTCCTCGAACGCTGGGGCTCATCTGCGGCCGACGTCCGCCTGAGGCTCGAGCGGAGCGGCTCTCGGCTCACCGTGGAGCAGTTCCGCGCGCAACAAGTGGCCTGGGGCGCGGTCGGTCTTGCGGGAGGGTTCGTGGCCGCGACGTCGCTGCGTGTGGCGCGCGGTGCCCCGCTCCCGACGCTGCTCATACTCGTCGGCGCCGCCGCGGTGGGCGGGGCGCTCGCGCGAGACGCTTGGCTGTCGCGCGCCGCAGCGCGCCGCGTTGCCCGCATCGTCGCGGAACTTCCGACGATCGCCGACCTCCTCGCGCTCTCCGTCACCGCCGGGGAAGGTGCGCGGGCCGCGCTCGAGCGGGTGGCGCGCTCAACGTCAGGCGCCCTACCGGAGGAGCTGCGCCGCGTTCTTGCCGACGCGCGATCCGGAGAGCCGCTGTCCCGCGCCCTGCACGCCATGGCGACCCGCACGGGGGCCCAGCCGCTGCAGCGGTTCGTCGACGGCATTGTCGCGGCACTCGATCTGGGGACGCCCCTGGCCGCCGTGCTGCGCGCCCAGGCGCACGACGCCCGCGTCGCCGGGCGCGAGCAGCTCATGGAGCAAGGGGGCAAGCGGGAGATCCTGATGCTCGTGCCAGTGGTCTTTCTAATTCTCCCGGTGACGATCGTGTTCGCGATCTACCCGGGGCTCGTTGCAATCCGATTGAGTAGTTAA
- a CDS encoding type II secretion system F family protein, translated as MSLLIGLTLGLGLFLVWTSCWAPTASAPRRADGWTSRTQDRLTRAGAPGVTPAALVTVAAVGAVLVFLVVAGLTRAPVVALCFAVMAARAPFALVTSRSRARVRATRAAWPDAVDHLAGGIRAGLSLPQAVAQLGTRGPDELRPAFASFAEDFRATGRFSESLDALKNRLADPIADRIVEALRVTREVGGTDVGTMLRTLSEFLRDDARARGELEARQSWTVNAARLAVAAPWVVLALLATRPGGVEAYNSAAGATVLAAGAIATAFAYRLMVSIGRLPDEARVLR; from the coding sequence GTGTCGCTTCTTATCGGGCTCACGTTGGGGCTGGGACTGTTCCTGGTGTGGACGAGCTGCTGGGCGCCAACAGCGTCGGCCCCGCGCCGCGCCGATGGGTGGACGTCCCGCACGCAGGACCGCCTCACGCGAGCGGGAGCGCCGGGTGTCACGCCCGCGGCCCTCGTCACGGTCGCCGCGGTGGGTGCCGTTCTCGTCTTCCTGGTGGTAGCAGGGCTGACACGCGCCCCGGTTGTGGCGTTGTGCTTTGCCGTCATGGCCGCTCGCGCGCCCTTCGCGCTCGTCACCTCTCGCTCGCGCGCCAGGGTGCGCGCCACTCGCGCCGCATGGCCCGACGCTGTGGACCACCTCGCGGGCGGCATAAGGGCCGGCCTGTCGTTGCCGCAGGCGGTGGCGCAGCTGGGCACGCGCGGACCGGATGAGCTGCGGCCCGCCTTTGCCTCGTTCGCCGAGGACTTCCGTGCGACCGGCCGATTCAGTGAGTCGCTGGACGCGCTCAAGAACCGGCTCGCGGACCCCATCGCTGATCGCATCGTCGAGGCGCTCCGTGTCACGCGGGAGGTTGGCGGTACGGACGTCGGCACCATGTTGCGCACGCTCAGCGAGTTCCTGCGCGACGATGCGCGGGCCCGTGGGGAGCTCGAGGCGCGCCAGAGCTGGACCGTGAACGCGGCCCGCCTCGCGGTAGCCGCACCGTGGGTCGTGCTCGCCCTCCTCGCGACGAGGCCCGGGGGCGTGGAGGCGTACAACTCCGCCGCTGGAGCGACCGTGCTTGCCGCCGGGGCGATCGCCACCGCGTTCGCCTACCGACTGATGGTGTCGATCGGCCGCCTCCCAGACGAGGCGAGGGTGCTGCGATGA
- a CDS encoding ATPase, T2SS/T4P/T4SS family, producing the protein MPLRSPHGGDPIATVETRVREEIRRRGVDPVRDAATVRLLVDEVLADWDKQALAGTVVPVANRADAARAVLSNVSGLGPLQQYLDDPEVEEIWINRPSQVFVARRGVSELTPTILTDAQVRDLVEHMLKLSGRRLDLSSPFVDASLPGGERLHAVIPDVTREYWSVNIRKYVARANNVGDLVALGTITEQAARFLDAAVACGLNVLVAGGTQAGKTTTLGALAGSIPARERIITCEEVFELSLAHRDVVGLQCRQPSLEGTGEIDLRRLVKEALRMRPSRIIIGEVREAESLDMLIALNAGIPGMCTIHANSARDAVVKMCTLPLLAGENVSDRFVVPTVASAIDIVVHLALDARGRRRVTEIVAVPGRVESGVVELEQLFINRGNGLQRAEGYPPHQERFARNGYRLTELLAV; encoded by the coding sequence ATGCCGCTACGTTCTCCGCATGGGGGAGACCCGATCGCCACGGTCGAGACCCGCGTGCGCGAGGAGATTCGCCGACGCGGGGTAGATCCCGTGCGCGACGCCGCCACGGTAAGGCTCCTGGTAGACGAGGTTCTCGCCGATTGGGACAAGCAGGCGCTCGCCGGCACTGTGGTGCCGGTCGCCAACAGGGCCGACGCTGCGCGCGCCGTGCTCTCGAACGTCTCGGGGCTCGGACCGCTCCAGCAGTACCTCGACGACCCCGAGGTCGAGGAGATCTGGATCAACCGGCCATCGCAGGTGTTTGTGGCGCGCCGCGGGGTGAGCGAGCTTACCCCCACCATCCTCACGGACGCGCAGGTGCGCGACCTCGTGGAGCACATGCTCAAGCTCTCGGGGCGGAGGCTCGACCTGAGTTCGCCGTTCGTCGATGCCTCGCTCCCCGGAGGCGAGAGGCTCCACGCAGTCATCCCGGACGTGACGCGCGAGTACTGGAGCGTCAACATCCGCAAGTACGTCGCGCGCGCCAACAACGTTGGCGACCTGGTCGCGCTCGGGACCATCACGGAACAGGCGGCGCGCTTCCTCGATGCGGCCGTCGCGTGCGGGCTCAACGTCCTCGTGGCCGGCGGCACGCAGGCCGGAAAGACCACCACGCTCGGTGCGCTCGCGGGTTCCATCCCCGCCCGCGAGCGCATCATCACATGCGAGGAGGTGTTCGAGCTCAGCCTCGCGCACCGGGATGTCGTTGGGCTCCAATGCCGTCAGCCCTCGCTTGAGGGAACCGGCGAGATCGACCTGCGCCGCCTGGTCAAGGAGGCGCTGCGCATGCGCCCCAGCCGCATCATCATCGGCGAGGTGCGCGAGGCAGAGAGTCTGGACATGCTCATCGCCCTCAACGCCGGAATCCCCGGCATGTGCACCATCCACGCCAACTCCGCGCGCGACGCCGTGGTCAAGATGTGCACGCTGCCGCTGCTGGCTGGCGAGAACGTCTCCGATCGCTTCGTGGTTCCCACCGTGGCGTCGGCCATCGACATCGTCGTGCACCTTGCGCTCGACGCGCGGGGCCGACGCAGGGTCACCGAGATCGTCGCTGTTCCTGGCCGCGTGGAGTCCGGCGTCGTCGAACTCGAGCAGCTCTTCATCAACCGTGGCAACGGACTGCAGCGCGCCGAGGGCTACCCGCCCCACCAGGAGCGCTTCGCGCGGAACGGATACCGCCTCACCGAACTGCTGGCGGTGTGA
- a CDS encoding SOS response-associated peptidase, with product MCGRYANFLTEQELVDAFAIATIADDARLLPPNFNLGPMQQGIIIRQRPDGREAELAKWGLVPGWAKDPGVGVRAFNARAETIAEKPTFKNAFAKRRCIVPANGYFEWQVTEDRKVPQFIHPADGSPLAFAGLTEVWRPSKDDPWLVTFSIVTTEARGEMKQIHDREPVMLTRDDVDVWLDPESTQDDLFAAIADPAPELTWHAVDKRVGNVRNNDEGLIEPAEG from the coding sequence ATGTGCGGCCGCTACGCGAACTTCCTCACCGAGCAGGAGCTCGTCGACGCGTTCGCCATCGCCACCATCGCCGACGACGCTCGCCTGCTCCCGCCCAACTTCAACCTGGGCCCCATGCAGCAGGGCATCATCATTCGCCAGCGGCCCGACGGCCGGGAGGCCGAGCTTGCCAAGTGGGGTTTGGTGCCTGGCTGGGCAAAGGACCCCGGGGTCGGTGTGCGCGCGTTCAACGCGCGCGCGGAGACGATCGCCGAGAAGCCGACGTTCAAGAACGCCTTCGCCAAGCGGCGCTGCATCGTGCCCGCCAACGGCTACTTCGAGTGGCAGGTGACCGAAGACCGCAAGGTCCCGCAGTTCATCCACCCCGCGGACGGCTCTCCCTTGGCCTTCGCCGGGCTCACCGAGGTGTGGCGGCCCTCCAAGGACGACCCGTGGCTCGTGACCTTCTCTATTGTCACCACGGAAGCGCGCGGCGAGATGAAGCAGATCCACGACCGTGAGCCGGTCATGCTGACGCGAGACGACGTCGACGTCTGGCTGGACCCGGAGTCAACTCAGGACGACCTCTTCGCGGCGATCGCCGATCCCGCCCCCGAACTCACGTGGCACGCCGTCGATAAGCGCGTTGGCAACGTGCGCAACAACGACGAGGGCCTGATCGAGCCTGCGGAGGGCTAG
- a CDS encoding biotin--[acetyl-CoA-carboxylase] ligase, whose amino-acid sequence MSEATPAAIAASRAPLSRADFDDVVGPGRPLSRLDIVATSPSTNTALLGYVTSRPDGWGHLSGYVADHQTAGRGRAGRSWATPDRAALTGSYVLRPAVSRSDYGWAPLVVGLATVRALRRMGVGAFLKWPNDVVVEHGARDIPEWGRWRKVVGILCETVPGQDAIVAGIGINVSQDAAELPVPHAASLATLGASSLDRVALLRALAAELRDAVAAWERGDDIPAMVTDACATLGWEVAVDVPAGSPVNGTAIALTASGGLLVRTANGDQEVLAGDVRVRRSSTQGRA is encoded by the coding sequence GTGAGTGAGGCCACGCCCGCAGCGATTGCGGCTTCTCGCGCGCCGCTGTCGCGCGCGGACTTCGACGACGTCGTCGGCCCCGGCCGCCCGCTGTCCCGCCTGGACATCGTGGCCACCTCTCCCTCGACCAACACCGCTCTTCTCGGTTACGTCACCAGCCGGCCCGACGGGTGGGGTCACCTGAGCGGCTACGTCGCCGACCATCAGACGGCCGGGCGGGGAAGGGCGGGCCGGTCGTGGGCGACGCCAGACCGCGCGGCCCTCACCGGCTCCTATGTGCTGCGGCCCGCCGTATCTCGCTCCGACTATGGCTGGGCGCCGCTCGTGGTGGGCCTCGCCACGGTGCGCGCGCTGCGTCGGATGGGCGTTGGCGCGTTCCTCAAGTGGCCCAACGACGTGGTGGTAGAGCACGGAGCGCGGGACATCCCCGAGTGGGGCCGGTGGCGCAAAGTCGTCGGCATCCTGTGCGAGACGGTTCCCGGACAGGACGCCATCGTCGCTGGTATCGGCATCAACGTGTCGCAGGACGCCGCCGAGCTGCCGGTGCCGCACGCGGCGTCGCTGGCAACGCTTGGGGCCTCATCACTTGACCGTGTGGCTCTTCTCCGTGCGCTTGCCGCCGAGCTCAGGGACGCGGTCGCCGCGTGGGAGCGCGGCGACGACATCCCCGCGATGGTGACCGACGCCTGTGCAACCCTGGGCTGGGAGGTGGCCGTCGATGTGCCGGCCGGCTCGCCAGTGAACGGAACCGCCATAGCCCTCACAGCGTCGGGCGGGCTCTTGGTGAGGACTGCCAACGGCGACCAGGAGGTGCTCGCGGGGGATGTGCGGGTGCGCCGTTCATCGACGCAGGGGCGCGCGTGA